A genomic segment from Candidatus Hydrogenedentota bacterium encodes:
- a CDS encoding aldolase, whose product MSALGKATRLNRILAGRTRRVLTVAVDHMINYPIGFPLELRRIASTLEQVIAGEADAVTMNKGAAIRLMTPYAGRVPLIIQSMALRPDEPSFADTATVEETLSLGADAIAVAMFVYGDLELAYMRHLAEVVRCAAPFGLPVIPHIYPLESGDEKHSVVHDPEHVHYAARAGFEMGADLVKVPYTGDVASFRDIVADIPVPVVSAGGPRCATLDEAAQLARDVGRAGAAGATMGRNVWGFNDIPAAIRRLKQAINEG is encoded by the coding sequence GTGAGCGCACTTGGAAAAGCGACCCGACTGAACCGCATTCTCGCAGGGCGGACCCGGCGCGTGCTGACCGTGGCCGTCGATCACATGATCAACTACCCGATAGGCTTTCCGCTGGAATTGCGGCGCATCGCTTCCACCCTGGAACAGGTTATCGCGGGCGAGGCCGACGCGGTGACGATGAACAAGGGCGCCGCGATTCGCCTCATGACCCCGTACGCGGGGCGCGTCCCGCTCATCATTCAGTCGATGGCCCTGCGGCCTGATGAGCCGAGTTTCGCTGATACCGCGACCGTCGAGGAGACCCTGAGCCTCGGCGCCGACGCGATCGCCGTGGCAATGTTTGTGTATGGCGACTTGGAACTCGCCTACATGCGCCACCTCGCCGAGGTGGTGCGGTGCGCCGCGCCGTTCGGCCTTCCTGTGATCCCGCACATCTATCCCCTCGAGAGCGGCGACGAGAAGCACTCGGTGGTGCACGACCCCGAGCACGTTCATTACGCGGCCCGCGCCGGGTTCGAAATGGGCGCCGATCTCGTCAAAGTTCCCTATACGGGCGATGTGGCTTCGTTCCGCGACATCGTAGCCGACATCCCCGTGCCGGTTGTCTCCGCTGGGGGGCCGCGGTGCGCTACGCTCGATGAAGCGGCCCAGCTCGCCCGTGACGTGGGACGCGCCGGCGCCGCGGGCGCCACCATGGGCCGGAACGTCTGGGGCTTTAACGATATCCCCGCCGCCATACGCCGCCTCAAACAGGCCATCAACGAGGGGTGA